From a region of the Mercurialis annua linkage group LG1-X, ddMerAnnu1.2, whole genome shotgun sequence genome:
- the LOC126688029 gene encoding methyl-CpG-binding domain-containing protein 10-like isoform X1 encodes MNMPVMDDVYWTSWSQGLLSCLTTESWRKFIGKKSGTPRKSKIVFTAPEGEEITSKRQLEQYLKKHPGGPAASEFNWGSTDTPRRSARLSGGKEKEAPAPKSEPAKKRGRKSSAYEEENEETETAPEAAEETTETDKDGAEVDAGKEDENKSMPQDGDTKMEVNPTEEVKTDQNVDKSNEIEEGKGEVEPAHSIGTSETSGVPEKEMENVEDEKVQEKEEQPEGDAPKENVSKEEDKANTPVNEKDRVDKEKHDSNIPESIGEAKDKGILNSVNETLDFTGFEEVNEKTQGEVIANGSGGSDAKA; translated from the exons ATGAACATGCCTGTTATGGATGATGTCTATTGGACATCATGGAGCCAGGGGTTACTTTCATGTCTCACAACTGAAAGTTGGAGGAAG TTTATTGGCAAGAAGAGTGGAACACCTAGGAAAAGTAAGATTGTATTCACTGCTCCAGAAGGAGAGGAAATCACTAGCAAAAGACAGTTGGAGCAGTATCTCAAAAAACATCCTGGGGGTCCAGCTGCATCTGAGTTTAACTGGGGCAGTACTGACACCCCTAGGCGATCGGCTAGGCTGAGCGGCGGGAAGGAAAAGGAAGCTCCAGCCCCAAAAAGTGAACCTGCAAAGAAGCGAGGCAGGAAATCTTCTGCTTATGAAGAAGAGAACGAAGAAACTGAAACTGCACCGGAAGCAGCTGAGGAGACGACTGAAACTGATAAGGACGGTGCAGAAGTAGATGCTGGAAAGGAGGATGAGAACAAAAGTATGCCACAAGACGGTGATACTAAAATGGAAGTAAACCCTACTGAAGAAGTTAAAACTGATCAAAATGTTGATAAATCTAATGAAATTGAAGAAGGAAAAGGCGAAGTGGAGCCTGCGCACTCAATTGGAACATCTGAAACTTCAGGAGTACCTGAAAAAGAAATGGAAAATGTAGAGGACGAAAAGGTTCAAGAAAAGGAGGAACAACCAGAGGGTGATGCACCTAAAGAAAATGTTTCTAAGGAAGAAGATAAAGCCAACACACCTGTTAATGAGAAGGATAGAGTGGACAAAGAGAAACATGACTCGAATATTCCCGAGTCAATAGGAGAGGCAAAGGATAAAGGAATACTGAATAGTGTGAACGAGACACTCGATTTCACAGGTTTTGAGGAGGTGAACGAGAAGACACAAGGAGAGGTAATTGCAAATGGAAGTGGCGGCAGTGATGCGAAAGCTTGA
- the LOC126688029 gene encoding methyl-CpG-binding domain-containing protein 10-like isoform X2, whose translation MEKETLLTNEEFSLELPAPSGWKKKFIGKKSGTPRKSKIVFTAPEGEEITSKRQLEQYLKKHPGGPAASEFNWGSTDTPRRSARLSGGKEKEAPAPKSEPAKKRGRKSSAYEEENEETETAPEAAEETTETDKDGAEVDAGKEDENKSMPQDGDTKMEVNPTEEVKTDQNVDKSNEIEEGKGEVEPAHSIGTSETSGVPEKEMENVEDEKVQEKEEQPEGDAPKENVSKEEDKANTPVNEKDRVDKEKHDSNIPESIGEAKDKGILNSVNETLDFTGFEEVNEKTQGEVIANGSGGSDAKA comes from the coding sequence TTTATTGGCAAGAAGAGTGGAACACCTAGGAAAAGTAAGATTGTATTCACTGCTCCAGAAGGAGAGGAAATCACTAGCAAAAGACAGTTGGAGCAGTATCTCAAAAAACATCCTGGGGGTCCAGCTGCATCTGAGTTTAACTGGGGCAGTACTGACACCCCTAGGCGATCGGCTAGGCTGAGCGGCGGGAAGGAAAAGGAAGCTCCAGCCCCAAAAAGTGAACCTGCAAAGAAGCGAGGCAGGAAATCTTCTGCTTATGAAGAAGAGAACGAAGAAACTGAAACTGCACCGGAAGCAGCTGAGGAGACGACTGAAACTGATAAGGACGGTGCAGAAGTAGATGCTGGAAAGGAGGATGAGAACAAAAGTATGCCACAAGACGGTGATACTAAAATGGAAGTAAACCCTACTGAAGAAGTTAAAACTGATCAAAATGTTGATAAATCTAATGAAATTGAAGAAGGAAAAGGCGAAGTGGAGCCTGCGCACTCAATTGGAACATCTGAAACTTCAGGAGTACCTGAAAAAGAAATGGAAAATGTAGAGGACGAAAAGGTTCAAGAAAAGGAGGAACAACCAGAGGGTGATGCACCTAAAGAAAATGTTTCTAAGGAAGAAGATAAAGCCAACACACCTGTTAATGAGAAGGATAGAGTGGACAAAGAGAAACATGACTCGAATATTCCCGAGTCAATAGGAGAGGCAAAGGATAAAGGAATACTGAATAGTGTGAACGAGACACTCGATTTCACAGGTTTTGAGGAGGTGAACGAGAAGACACAAGGAGAGGTAATTGCAAATGGAAGTGGCGGCAGTGATGCGAAAGCTTGA